Proteins co-encoded in one Arachis stenosperma cultivar V10309 chromosome 7, arast.V10309.gnm1.PFL2, whole genome shotgun sequence genomic window:
- the LOC130941162 gene encoding pentatricopeptide repeat-containing protein At1g01970, translated as MAASCYNLICNCYNPFYSTTNDVTKLCRARTRANSLCRKPSYYDFRKHRFGAVLVAIGMEETVKEEVKEENHRKFRWNEICHQNMTNEQKQAISNLPFRMAKRCKALMRQIICFSAEKGNIYELLGAWVKIMKPCRADWLAVIKELKTLEHPLYLEVTEYALLEESFEANLRDYTKIIHGYGKDNRLEDAENVLTIIKERGFICDQVILTAMLDMYSKAGHLDKSKEYFEEIKLLGEPVDKRSYGSMIMAYIRAGMPEQGEILLQEMDAQEITAGSEIYKALLRAYSMAGKAEGAQRIFDAIQLAAIPPDDKVCGLVINAYGMARQSQKARIAFENMRRAGIGPTDKCIALVLVAYEKENKLNESLEFLIELERDGILVGEEASVVMARWFRKLGVVEEVELILRDFAIS; from the exons ATGGCGGCCTCTTGCTATAACCTAATATGCAACTGTTACAACCCATTTTACTCCACTACCAATGATGTTACCAAATTATGTCGTGCTAGGACTAGAGCAAACTCATTATGTCGAAAACCCAGTTATTATGATTTCCGTAAACACCGTTTTGGTGCAGTATTAGTTGCTATTGGTATGGAAGAAACTGTAAAAGAAGAGGTGAAAGAAGAAAATCACAGAAAGTTTAGGTGGAATGAGATATGCCATCAGAATATGACAAATGAACAAAAACAGGCCATATCTAACCTTCCTTTCAGGATGGCTAAACGATGTAAAGCGCTGATGAGACAGATCATATGTTTTTCTGCCGAAAAGGGGAACATATATGAGCTGTTGGGGGCTTGGGTGAAGATCATGAAGCCTTGCAGAGCAGACTGGCTTGCAGTTATCAAAGAATTGAAAACTCTGGAACATCCTCTGTACCTTGAG GTGACGGAATATGCTCTTCTAGAAGAATCCTTTGAAGCCAACCTTCGTGACTACACAAAGATAATCCATGGCTATGGCAAGGATAATCGACTTGAAGATGCTGAAAATGTTCTCACAATAATCAAGGAAAGAGGCTTCATCTGTGACCAAGTGATCTTGACTGCTATGCTTGACATGTACAGCAAGGCTGGACATCTTGACAAGTCTAAAGAATATTTTGAGGAGATCAAATTGCTCGGGGAACCTGTGGATAAAAGATCATATGGCTCGATGATCATGGCATATATCAGAGCTGGAATGCCTGAACAGGGAGAGATATTACTTCAAGAAATGGATGCTCAGGAAATAACTGCAGGCAGCGAGATTTACAAAGCATTGCTTAGAGCCTACTCTATGGCTGGCAAGGCTGAAGGAGCACAGAGGATATTTGATGCAATTCAGCTGGCTGCTATCCCTCCTGATGATAAGGTGTGTGGTCTAGTTATTAATGCCTATGGTATGGCCCGGCAAAGTCAAAAGGCTCGCATTGCATTTGAAAATATGAGAAGAGCAGGTATTGGTCCTACTGATAAATGCATAGCTTTGGTGTTGGTTGCATATGAGAAGGAAAACAAGTTAAATGAATCATTAGAATTTTTAATAGAATTGGAGAGAGATGGCATTTTGGTTGGAGAAGAAGCTTCTGTAGTAATGGCTCGGTGGTTCCGAAAACTGGGGGTGGTAGAAGAGGTTGAACTTATTTTAAGAGACTTTGCCATAAGCTAG